A genome region from Coffea arabica cultivar ET-39 chromosome 7e, Coffea Arabica ET-39 HiFi, whole genome shotgun sequence includes the following:
- the LOC113702207 gene encoding LOB domain-containing protein 37-like, with protein MSCNGCRVLRKGCSENCILRPCLQWIESPEAQGHATVFVAKFFGRAGLMSFISAVPENQRPALFQSLLFEAAGRTVNPVNGAVGLLGTGNWQVCQAAVETVLRGGTLRAIPDHLVGGDSSDLDETVSECTTDMFKLHRHQDPFSINATNYLYGRSSDGSKMQKRRRKPDEQAVKVMQLADLDLSLTPGFEGGKYRCLLPEKRRLGSPSMNSEESGTTTCFESNTTDHQAGTGRERKLLSLFN; from the exons ATGAGCTGCAATGGATGCCGAGTTCTTCGAAAGGGTTGCAGTGAGAACTGCATTCTTCGGCCATGTTTGCAATGGATTGAAAGCCCCGAAGCTCAAGGCCACGCTACCGTCTTTGTAGCCAAGTTCTTCGGCCGCGCGGGCCTCATGTCTTTTATTTCCGCTGTCCCTGAAAATCAAAGGCCTG CTCTATTCCAGTCGCTGTTATTCGAAGCAGCTGGAAGGACGGTGAATCCTGTGAACGGGGCTGTGGGTTTGTTAGGGACGGGGAATTGGCAGGTTTGTCAGGCAGCGGTGGAGACGGTCCTTCGAGGCGGCACCTTGCGGGCGATTCCGGATCACCTCGTTGGTGGCGACTCATCCGACCTTGACGAGACAGTATCTGAGTGCACCACCGACATGTTTAAGCTACACCGTCATCAAGATCCTTTCAGCATAAATGCCACCAATTATCTCTACGGAAGATCGTCGGACGGTAGTAAGATGCAGAAACGGCGACGCAAGCCGGATGAACAGGCCGTCAAAGTGATGCAGTTGGCTGATCTTGATCTTAGCTTAACACCCGGTTTTGAGGGGGGTAAATATCGATGCCTTTTGCCCGAGAAGCGGCGGCTCGGTAGTCCTTCCATGAATTCTGAAGAGTCCGGGACCACCACTTGCTTCGAGAGTAATACGACTGATCATCAAGCTGGAACTGGAAGAGAGCGAAAGCTTTTGAGCTTGTTCAATTAG